The following are from one region of the Pseudazoarcus pumilus genome:
- a CDS encoding LytR/AlgR family response regulator transcription factor, with amino-acid sequence MVPKVPLRILIVDDEAPARARLRDLLGDIAAEQPSEIVGVAANGVEALRLIEAQPVDVVLADVRMPAMDGVELARRIGAGEDAPHVIFTTAYDEHAVEAFELAATDYLVKPVRASRLAEALGRARARMGNGGRGVPRRNFSVSERGRIVLVPIAEVVLLRAEMKYVTAITTTREYVLDESLVQIEQEFPERFLRVHRNCLVARDAVAGVERAGEVDGEAHWDVLLRGLHERVPISRRQWPTVREALRL; translated from the coding sequence ATGGTCCCGAAAGTGCCCCTGCGCATACTCATCGTTGACGACGAGGCGCCGGCCCGTGCGCGTCTGCGCGACCTGCTCGGCGACATTGCCGCCGAGCAGCCCAGCGAGATCGTCGGGGTGGCGGCCAACGGTGTCGAGGCGCTGCGCCTGATCGAGGCGCAGCCGGTCGACGTCGTGCTGGCCGACGTGCGCATGCCGGCGATGGACGGCGTCGAACTGGCGCGTCGCATCGGCGCCGGCGAGGACGCACCGCACGTGATCTTCACCACCGCCTATGACGAACACGCGGTCGAAGCCTTCGAACTGGCCGCCACCGACTATCTGGTGAAGCCGGTGCGCGCCTCGCGTCTGGCCGAGGCGCTGGGCCGCGCACGCGCGCGTATGGGGAATGGCGGGCGGGGCGTGCCGCGCCGCAATTTCAGCGTCAGCGAACGCGGTCGCATCGTGCTGGTGCCGATCGCCGAGGTCGTGCTCCTGCGCGCCGAGATGAAGTACGTGACGGCAATCACCACGACGCGCGAATACGTGCTCGACGAGTCGTTGGTGCAAATCGAGCAGGAATTTCCGGAGCGCTTCCTGCGCGTGCACCGCAACTGCCTGGTTGCGCGCGACGCGGTCGCCGGCGTCGAGCGTGCCGGCGAGGTCGACGGCGAGGCGCACTGGGACGTGCTGCTGCGCGGACTCCACGAGCGCGTGCCGATCAGCCGCCGGCAATGGCCGACGGTGAGGGAGGCGCTGCGGCTCTGA
- the argH gene encoding argininosuccinate lyase: MTDHPSNDAPKAWSGRFSEPVSDLVKRYTASVYFDQRMAAQDIRGSLAHARMLARQGIIGAQDLADIESGLAQIAGEIERGEFAWSLDDEDVHLNIEKRLTALVGDAGKRLHTGRSRNDQVATDIRLWLRDAIDQILELIGQFQHNLLDVAEAHADTALPGFTHLQVAQPVTFGHHLMAYHEMLRRDAERFVDCRRRTNRLPLGSAALAGTSFPIDRESVAHELGFDEVCYNSLDAVSDRDFAIEFCAASALLMTHLSRLSEELIVWMSPRVGFIDLADRFCTGSSIMPQKKNPDVPELVRGKTGRTNGNLIALLTLMKGQPLAYNKDNQEDKEPLFDTADTVIDTLRIYADMVTGIRVKADAMKSALTQGFATATDLADYLVKKGLPFRDAHEAVALAVRAAELKGCDLPECTLDELRIAMAHVPGAVERLGEDVFSVLTVEGSLASRKHIGGTAPEQVRRAIAAARARLQG; this comes from the coding sequence ATGACAGACCACCCCAGCAACGACGCCCCCAAGGCCTGGTCCGGCCGTTTCTCCGAACCCGTCTCCGATCTGGTCAAGCGCTACACCGCCTCGGTGTATTTCGACCAGCGCATGGCCGCACAGGACATCCGCGGCTCGCTCGCGCACGCCAGGATGCTGGCCCGTCAGGGCATCATCGGCGCACAGGATCTGGCCGACATCGAGAGCGGGCTGGCGCAGATCGCCGGCGAGATCGAGCGCGGCGAGTTCGCCTGGAGCCTCGACGACGAGGACGTGCATCTCAACATCGAAAAGCGCCTCACCGCACTGGTGGGAGACGCCGGCAAGCGATTGCACACCGGCCGCAGCCGCAACGACCAGGTCGCCACCGACATCCGTCTGTGGCTGCGCGATGCGATCGACCAGATCCTCGAACTGATCGGGCAATTCCAGCACAACCTGCTCGACGTCGCCGAAGCCCATGCCGACACCGCCCTGCCCGGCTTCACCCACCTGCAGGTCGCGCAACCGGTGACTTTCGGCCACCACCTGATGGCCTATCACGAGATGTTGCGCCGCGACGCCGAACGCTTCGTCGACTGCCGCCGCCGCACCAACCGTCTGCCGCTGGGCAGCGCCGCGCTGGCCGGCACCAGTTTCCCCATCGACCGCGAATCCGTCGCGCACGAACTGGGCTTCGACGAGGTCTGCTACAACTCGCTCGACGCCGTCAGCGACCGCGACTTCGCCATCGAATTCTGCGCCGCTTCCGCACTGCTGATGACGCATCTGTCGCGCCTGTCCGAAGAACTGATCGTGTGGATGAGCCCGCGCGTGGGCTTCATCGACCTGGCCGACCGCTTCTGCACCGGCAGCTCGATCATGCCGCAGAAGAAGAATCCCGACGTGCCGGAGCTGGTGCGCGGCAAGACCGGCCGCACCAACGGCAACCTGATCGCGCTGCTGACCCTGATGAAGGGCCAGCCGCTCGCCTACAACAAGGACAACCAGGAAGACAAGGAACCGCTGTTCGACACCGCCGACACGGTGATCGACACGCTGCGCATCTACGCCGACATGGTCACCGGCATCCGCGTCAAGGCCGACGCGATGAAGAGCGCGCTGACGCAGGGCTTTGCCACCGCCACCGATCTGGCCGACTACCTCGTCAAGAAGGGCCTGCCCTTCCGTGACGCCCACGAAGCCGTGGCGCTGGCCGTGCGTGCAGCCGAACTCAAGGGCTGCGATCTGCCCGAGTGCACGCTCGACGAGCTGCGCATTGCCATGGCCCACGTGCCGGGCGCCGTCGAGCGCCTTGGCGAGGACGTCTTCTCCGTGCTCACCGTCGAAGGCTCGCTGGCCTCGCGCAAGCACATCGGCGGCACCGCGCCGGAGCAGGTGCGCCGCGCGATTGCCGCTGCCCGCGCGCGTCTGCAGGGCTGA
- a CDS encoding sensor histidine kinase, producing MQSIKQMPGRPALRRHLPDLRNLGVLLRTLLLVNLLALLTALVQEPAPVRLFETFLALAARVELPLFVIVLLYFAAAPMLVRLPWVFGVALLGSATAIVVALLFPLLAMPGDALWRWLLWALAALGATLAYFDHRERSLTPALAEARLMALTARIRPHFLFNALNGVLGTIRSDPRRAERALEELAELFRALMREQHGLVALADELVLCRRYLDIESLRLGDRLQVDWEVGDGVEEARVPPLILQPLIENAIYHGVEHVADASRIGVRIARRGAELRIEVDNPRADAGEVRVGNRIALDNIRERLQLFFDLEASLEAGPRGGRFHVVIRLPYRRSSHGPESAPAHTHR from the coding sequence GTGCAGAGTATAAAGCAAATGCCGGGGCGGCCCGCGCTGCGGCGCCACCTGCCGGATCTGCGCAACCTCGGGGTCTTGCTGCGTACGTTGCTGCTCGTGAACCTGCTCGCCCTGCTGACCGCACTCGTGCAGGAGCCGGCGCCCGTGCGCCTGTTCGAGACCTTTCTCGCGCTGGCCGCACGGGTCGAGCTGCCGCTGTTCGTGATCGTGCTGCTGTACTTCGCCGCCGCCCCGATGCTGGTACGCCTGCCCTGGGTGTTCGGAGTGGCGCTGCTCGGCAGCGCGACGGCCATCGTCGTGGCGCTGCTGTTTCCGTTGCTGGCGATGCCCGGCGATGCGCTATGGCGCTGGCTGCTGTGGGCGCTCGCCGCGTTGGGCGCGACCCTGGCCTACTTCGATCATCGCGAGCGCAGTCTCACGCCGGCACTGGCCGAGGCCCGCCTGATGGCGCTGACCGCGCGCATCCGCCCGCACTTTTTGTTCAACGCGCTCAACGGCGTACTCGGCACCATCCGCTCCGATCCGCGCCGCGCCGAGCGCGCGCTCGAGGAACTGGCCGAACTGTTCCGCGCGCTGATGCGCGAGCAGCACGGGCTGGTGGCGCTGGCCGACGAGCTGGTGCTGTGCCGGCGTTATCTGGATATCGAGTCGCTGCGCCTGGGCGATCGCCTGCAGGTGGACTGGGAGGTCGGCGACGGAGTGGAGGAAGCGCGCGTGCCGCCGCTGATCTTGCAGCCGCTGATCGAGAACGCCATCTACCATGGCGTCGAGCATGTCGCCGATGCCTCGCGCATCGGCGTGCGCATCGCGCGCCGCGGCGCCGAACTGCGTATCGAGGTCGACAATCCGCGCGCCGACGCGGGGGAGGTGCGCGTGGGCAATCGCATCGCGCTCGACAACATCCGCGAGCGCCTGCAATTGTTCTTCGATCTGGAAGCCAGCCTCGAGGCCGGCCCGCGCGGTGGTCGCTTCCATGTCGTCATTCGCCTGCCGTACCGAAGGAGCAGTCATGGTCCCGAAAGTGCCCCTGCGCATACTCATCGTTGA